In Rhodamnia argentea isolate NSW1041297 chromosome 11, ASM2092103v1, whole genome shotgun sequence, one genomic interval encodes:
- the LOC125312807 gene encoding probable N-acetyltransferase HLS1, translated as MATVVVRQYDPEKDRAKVDAVERECEVGPSGELSLYTDHMGDPICRVRNCPAFLMLVAEMGEEKEIVGMIRGCIKTVTCGKRLSRNTKNATNNTAGAAAAAFASVDTCIPTKQVPVYTKVGYILGLRVPLPHRRMGIASKLVERMEEWVRESGGEYCYMATENDNLPSVNLFTSKCGYSKFRTPSILVNPVFAHRLRLPGRAAILKLCPSEAELVYRLRFSTSEFFPRDIDAVLNNKLSLGTFLAVPSGSDGDRPWGGAAEFLADPPESWAVVSVWNLQEVYKLELRGVPTAKRALARASRAVDGALPWLGLPSFPELFRPFGAHFLYGLGGEGPGAGEMVRALCGHAHNLAKEHGCAVVATEVARREPLALAVPHWKRLSCEDLWCVKRLGEDYSDGAVGDWTKSPPGLSIFVDPREV; from the exons ATGGCGACGGTGGTAGTAAGACAGTACGACCCAGAAAAGGACCGTGCGAAGGTGGACGCCGTGGAGAGGGAATGCGAGGTCGGGCCCAGTGGGGAGCTCTCCCTCTACACCGACCACATGGGTGACCCGATTTGCAGGGTCCGGAACTGTCCTGCCTTCCTCATGCTg GTGGCGGAGATGGGTGAGGAAAAAGAGATAGTGGGGATGATCAGGGGTTGCATCAAGACCGTTACATGCGGCAAGAGGCTCTCCAGAAATACCAAAAACGCCACCAACAATACTGCCggggccgccgccgccgccttcgCTTCGGTCGACACCTGTATTCCCACCAAGCAAGTCCCAGTGTACACCAAGGTCGGCTACATATTGGGCCTCCGTGTCCCTCTTCCTCACAg GAGGATGGGAATAGCGTCGAAGCTGGTCGAGAGAATGGAGGAGTGGGTGAGGGAGAGCGGCGGCGAGTACTGCTACATGGCCACCGAGAACGACAACCTCCCCTCCGTCaacctcttcacctccaaatgCGGCTACTCCAAGTTCCGCACCCCCTCCATCCTCGTCAACCCCGTCTTCGCTCACCGCCTCCGCCTCCCCGGTCGGGCCGCCATCCTAAAGCTCTGCCCCAGCGAAGCCGAGCTCGTCTACCGACTCCGCTTCTCCACGTCCGAGTTCTTCCCACGCGACATCGACGCGGTCCTCAACAACAAGCTCAGCCTCGGAACCTTCCTCGCCGTCCCCAGCGGCAGCGACGGCGACCGGCCTTGGGGCGGGGCAGCGGAGTTCCTGGCGGACCCGCCGGAGTCGTGGGCGGTGGTGAGCGTGTGGAACCTGCAGGAAGTGTACAAGCTGGAGCTGCGGGGCGTGCCGACGGCGAAGCGGGCGCTCGCGAGGGCGTCGCGGGCGGTGGACGGGGCGCTGCCGTGGCTGGGGCTGCCGTCGTTCCCGGAGCTGTTCAGGCCGTTCGGGGCCCACTTCCTGTACGGGCTGGGCGGGGAGGGGCCGGGCGCGGGGGAGATGGTGAGGGCGCTGTGCGGGCACGCGCACAACCTGGCGAAGGAGCACGGCTGCGCGGTGGTGGCGACGGAGGTGGCGAGGCGGGAGCCGCTGGCGTTGGCGGTCCCGCACTGGAAGAGGCTGTCGTGCGAGGACTTGTGGTGCGTCAAGAGGCTCGGGGAGGACTACAGCGACGGGGCGGTGGGTGACTGGACCAAGTCACCGCCCGGGCTTTCCATCTTCGTTGACCCAAGAGAAGTCTAA